From a single Phycisphaeraceae bacterium genomic region:
- a CDS encoding FecR domain-containing protein, which translates to MADDFDQIEEQLRRIDESASDSPQSGDDAAGGNIVNDVSLSRLADALCRATASGTHLTPEQLLAEVRDRQQALDQGTQWQPSEHLAACLLCFDAFEALIGEKSEVTPATIDRYSALLKPVDDLQDIIALIRPPQPASHASRFRRWGLGVGIAALLIMGVMLGLRMYHAPTSAYLHTGQMVFKDGTTVPDTEPIPARRVVIAREPVATFFSDGSRLQVEKDAQFSISESFSGDTSIQLERGVVEAHVAKQEPGHRFSVITPLGEVIVVGTRFSVESRSEQVVTYQTGDGLPTERPVSREEKVTAVTVKVFEGVVKVRNRHKQEVRLPAGGTAVIREGQAIIDVTGAVAP; encoded by the coding sequence GTGGCAGACGATTTTGATCAAATTGAAGAGCAACTCCGCCGGATCGATGAATCCGCCTCAGACAGCCCGCAATCGGGTGACGATGCTGCGGGTGGCAACATTGTGAATGATGTATCTCTGTCCCGCTTGGCTGATGCGCTTTGCCGTGCAACCGCATCGGGAACACACCTCACGCCGGAACAACTTCTGGCCGAAGTTCGTGATCGGCAACAGGCGTTGGATCAGGGCACCCAGTGGCAGCCCTCTGAACACCTTGCTGCCTGCCTGCTTTGTTTTGATGCTTTTGAGGCTCTCATCGGTGAGAAATCGGAAGTCACACCAGCGACTATCGATCGTTATTCCGCACTTCTCAAGCCGGTTGACGACCTTCAGGACATCATCGCACTGATCCGACCCCCACAACCAGCCAGTCACGCTTCGCGCTTCCGTCGCTGGGGGTTGGGTGTCGGTATCGCTGCGCTGCTCATCATGGGTGTTATGCTCGGCTTGCGGATGTATCACGCGCCGACTTCGGCCTACCTGCACACCGGCCAGATGGTGTTTAAGGATGGCACTACCGTCCCGGATACCGAACCGATTCCAGCTCGCCGAGTCGTGATAGCCCGCGAGCCTGTCGCAACTTTTTTTAGTGATGGCTCACGTCTTCAGGTTGAAAAAGATGCGCAGTTTTCCATATCCGAGTCCTTCTCCGGCGACACTTCCATCCAACTTGAACGTGGCGTCGTCGAAGCACACGTAGCCAAGCAGGAACCCGGTCACCGTTTCTCCGTCATCACTCCGTTGGGCGAAGTAATCGTGGTCGGGACACGATTCAGCGTTGAGTCCAGAAGCGAACAGGTCGTTACCTATCAAACCGGCGATGGTCTGCCTACTGAGCGGCCCGTCAGTCGTGAGGAAAAAGTAACAGCGGTGACGGTAAAAGTCTTCGAAGGCGTAGTGAAGGTGCGCAACCGTCATAAGCAGGAGGTCCGTCTGCCTGCGGGCGGGACCGCGGTGATCCGCGAGGGCCAGGCCATCATTGATGTCACGGGAGCCGTAGCTCCATGA
- a CDS encoding aldehyde dehydrogenase family protein, with the protein MTAVSTPRVASRHPVQVRQTRMLIDGKWRDSVSGETFETINPATEEKIADVALGGEKDIDLAVRAARKAFEDGPWSRMDARDRGKLLNKLADLCEQNFDELAALESLDNGKPLKDSRAADLPLVIDCFRYYAGWADKMHGQTIPIRGNYFCYTRKEPVGVAGQIIPWNFPMLMVAWKWGPALAAGCTIVLKPAEQTPLTALRLGELAMEAGFPAGVINVVPGFGPQSAGEALVKHGGVDKIAFTGEHRTAQIIMRNAAETMKRCTFELGGKSPNVVFADADLDAAVEGAYFGLFFNQGQCCCAGSRLFVEESVHDTFVDKLIAKTKSRKVGDPFDPKTDQGPQVDKAQFDKIMSYISEGQKGGAKLLSGGQRVGEKGFFIQPTVFGDVKDDMKISTDEIFGPVLSVLKFRDVNEVVKRANATFYGLAAAVWTRDISKAHAIANKVRAGTVWVNCYDVFDAAAPFGGFKMSGMGRELGEKALDNYTEIKTVTVALDAK; encoded by the coding sequence ATGACTGCTGTATCAACCCCGCGCGTGGCTTCTCGTCATCCGGTTCAGGTTCGTCAGACCAGGATGCTCATCGATGGCAAATGGCGCGATAGCGTCAGTGGTGAGACATTCGAGACGATCAATCCTGCAACGGAAGAAAAAATCGCTGACGTTGCATTGGGTGGTGAAAAAGACATCGACCTGGCGGTTAGGGCTGCCCGCAAAGCCTTCGAGGACGGTCCATGGTCACGGATGGATGCCCGTGATCGCGGCAAACTCCTTAACAAGCTTGCGGACCTCTGTGAGCAGAATTTCGACGAGCTAGCCGCCCTCGAATCTCTCGATAACGGCAAACCACTGAAAGATTCCCGCGCTGCCGATTTGCCTCTCGTGATCGATTGCTTCCGTTACTACGCTGGCTGGGCGGACAAGATGCACGGGCAGACCATTCCGATCCGAGGTAACTATTTCTGCTATACGCGCAAGGAGCCTGTCGGTGTCGCGGGCCAGATCATTCCCTGGAATTTCCCGATGCTCATGGTCGCGTGGAAATGGGGGCCTGCTCTCGCGGCTGGTTGCACGATAGTCCTCAAACCTGCTGAGCAGACGCCGCTGACTGCCCTGCGCCTCGGAGAGCTGGCGATGGAGGCGGGATTTCCCGCGGGTGTCATTAACGTAGTACCCGGGTTTGGTCCGCAATCGGCGGGAGAAGCACTGGTAAAGCATGGCGGCGTGGACAAGATCGCCTTCACCGGCGAGCACCGCACGGCGCAGATCATCATGCGCAATGCAGCTGAGACTATGAAGCGCTGCACCTTCGAGCTGGGTGGTAAGAGTCCAAACGTCGTCTTTGCCGATGCCGATCTCGACGCTGCGGTTGAGGGCGCGTACTTCGGACTGTTTTTCAATCAAGGCCAATGCTGCTGTGCGGGCTCACGACTCTTTGTAGAGGAAAGCGTTCACGATACGTTCGTGGACAAACTGATTGCTAAGACCAAGAGTCGCAAAGTCGGTGATCCCTTTGACCCCAAGACCGATCAGGGGCCGCAAGTGGACAAAGCCCAATTCGACAAGATCATGAGCTACATCAGCGAAGGACAGAAGGGCGGAGCTAAGCTTCTCAGTGGCGGACAACGTGTCGGTGAGAAGGGATTCTTTATCCAACCCACGGTCTTCGGTGATGTGAAAGATGATATGAAGATCAGCACCGACGAAATATTCGGCCCGGTGTTGAGTGTGCTGAAATTCAGGGACGTCAATGAGGTCGTTAAGCGAGCCAATGCGACATTCTACGGCTTGGCAGCAGCGGTATGGACGCGCGATATCAGTAAGGCTCATGCGATCGCCAACAAGGTTCGGGCGGGGACGGTATGGGTGAATTGTTATGACGTGTTTGACGCGGCGGCACCGTTCGGCGGGTTTAAGATGTCCGGCATGGGTCGAGAACTGGGAGAGAAAGCCCTGGACAACTATACCGAGATCAAGACGGTGACCGTGGCTCTGGACGCGAAGTGA
- a CDS encoding tetratricopeptide repeat protein: protein MISKCSSAHRFSIWVGAAIFLWLSLGLSAEVHAADPEESQYNVAAALVNAGQWQAAIKKIEEREKLDLSDTMRAKYLYAKAQAYEVGEKATESRGTYEQLLEKYPSSAEAAPTRIALIYLDYAAGRIDAVIERYGKVTTAQLSADDKKNLPLMYAECLYAKKPDKAALDAYHAAIAAGADASTLTAKLFDLYVRLGMHSELLAISAKPIASIKDDLLLLVRSESLLALNRYGEAETEAAKVPANSVYAPRASFVIAQARIKQNKLKEAVDPLQAAISGMKNPSAPPAAYLALAECLLESGRGNEVKKVLDAAAKAVADAPEDQQVKLRGQIDILLIRAASTDASGVKNRKALIDAITAARQTAPKDQLSKLLYMRLFALSEEGDHKAVLATMKDDYPILESGEEYGPATLIYVASLRKIGRGKEATKLLEDFIIQKPDSSEALRIKLELANDILEQGDNVKAKAEFDAISAAAGAQDKLGKSAFDELQFNRGVLAQKLNEHATAVTLFTTLLAGAPNEDITRATLPLLGQSYALQKDYTNAAATWKRSLSLPNLKTGDEADLRDRLARVLFAMNQYAEASSEFAAEAKLLNGETKLTRESLELWARSLYSQQKYAEAASMYAELADNYRDTPGYAYEAAVAYERDKKFSDAEKWFTRAATQKSKLPEPYASQVDAQLAALRLSSGTGDMGLADWLSRIGSAKDDADFEAAAGSLRKIAAAGKIDAAGRDRLTKLLESVPADKASRYTLGALVLQSLHEAGQLRDASQLATKLADDFAANEKKLDPKASGAALAPAVIYFVKAECARASGDYADALADYETVLAAYPYNEWPDAAACGAAECYATLGDTATALAKFKEVAGAPATNPPSPASEKWRAIAKRRIEEIEKK from the coding sequence ATGATCTCAAAATGCTCGAGTGCCCACAGATTTTCGATATGGGTGGGTGCTGCGATATTTCTGTGGCTTAGTTTAGGTTTGTCGGCTGAGGTTCACGCTGCGGATCCTGAAGAGTCGCAGTACAACGTAGCGGCTGCCTTGGTCAACGCCGGTCAGTGGCAGGCTGCTATTAAGAAAATCGAAGAGCGTGAAAAGCTCGATCTCTCCGACACCATGAGAGCAAAATATCTCTACGCCAAAGCTCAAGCGTATGAAGTAGGAGAAAAGGCAACCGAGTCACGCGGCACATATGAACAACTGCTCGAAAAATATCCCTCCTCCGCTGAGGCTGCACCAACACGCATCGCCCTGATTTATCTGGATTACGCGGCAGGTCGGATTGACGCAGTGATCGAGAGATACGGCAAAGTTACCACAGCTCAACTCTCCGCAGATGACAAGAAAAATCTTCCGCTGATGTACGCCGAGTGTCTGTACGCAAAAAAGCCGGACAAGGCCGCTCTTGATGCGTACCACGCCGCCATCGCAGCGGGGGCCGACGCATCAACTCTCACCGCTAAACTCTTTGATCTCTACGTCCGTCTCGGCATGCACAGCGAACTTCTGGCTATCTCCGCCAAACCCATCGCCAGTATCAAAGATGATCTCCTCCTGTTGGTGCGAAGTGAATCATTGCTTGCATTGAACCGCTATGGGGAAGCGGAAACTGAAGCAGCGAAAGTTCCCGCCAACAGCGTCTACGCGCCGCGAGCATCATTCGTCATTGCCCAGGCGCGTATCAAGCAAAATAAATTGAAGGAAGCAGTTGATCCGCTCCAGGCCGCCATATCCGGAATGAAAAATCCGTCCGCACCGCCAGCCGCGTATCTGGCTCTCGCGGAATGTCTGCTGGAAAGCGGTCGGGGTAATGAGGTCAAAAAGGTGCTCGACGCTGCAGCCAAAGCAGTAGCTGACGCCCCGGAAGATCAACAGGTAAAACTACGTGGACAGATTGACATCCTGCTCATTCGCGCTGCCTCGACTGACGCCAGCGGGGTAAAAAATCGCAAAGCGCTCATCGATGCCATCACTGCCGCACGCCAGACCGCTCCCAAGGATCAGCTTTCCAAGCTGCTCTACATGAGACTCTTCGCCCTGTCAGAGGAAGGTGATCACAAGGCTGTGCTGGCAACGATGAAGGATGATTACCCCATCCTGGAGTCCGGAGAGGAATACGGACCCGCAACGCTTATCTATGTCGCATCGCTCCGCAAAATCGGCCGAGGAAAAGAAGCTACTAAACTTCTCGAAGACTTCATTATCCAAAAGCCCGATAGTTCCGAAGCATTGCGCATCAAACTCGAATTAGCCAACGATATTCTCGAACAGGGTGATAACGTAAAAGCCAAGGCCGAATTTGATGCCATCTCAGCTGCCGCAGGAGCACAGGACAAACTCGGTAAATCAGCATTCGATGAATTGCAGTTCAACCGCGGAGTGCTAGCGCAGAAACTGAACGAGCACGCAACTGCGGTCACTCTATTCACCACACTGCTTGCCGGTGCGCCTAATGAAGACATCACTCGAGCGACGCTGCCTTTACTGGGGCAGTCCTACGCACTCCAAAAGGATTACACCAATGCCGCTGCAACGTGGAAGAGATCACTATCGCTTCCGAATCTTAAAACAGGTGATGAAGCTGATCTGCGCGATCGGTTAGCGCGAGTTTTATTTGCGATGAATCAATATGCAGAGGCATCTTCGGAGTTTGCCGCTGAAGCCAAACTCCTCAATGGAGAAACGAAGTTAACCAGAGAAAGTCTCGAACTCTGGGCGCGATCGCTATATAGCCAACAGAAATATGCGGAGGCAGCCTCGATGTATGCCGAGCTTGCCGACAATTACCGCGATACTCCTGGCTATGCCTACGAAGCAGCGGTGGCTTACGAACGTGATAAAAAGTTTTCTGACGCCGAAAAGTGGTTCACTCGTGCTGCAACACAGAAGAGCAAGTTGCCCGAACCCTACGCGTCCCAGGTGGATGCACAACTCGCAGCACTGCGACTTTCCAGCGGTACCGGCGACATGGGTTTGGCTGACTGGCTCAGCCGCATTGGATCTGCCAAAGATGATGCAGATTTTGAGGCTGCAGCAGGTTCTCTGAGAAAAATCGCCGCTGCGGGAAAGATCGATGCTGCTGGCCGTGATCGTTTAACGAAACTCCTGGAGTCAGTACCTGCGGACAAGGCTTCTCGCTACACACTGGGTGCTCTTGTTCTCCAATCACTACACGAAGCCGGCCAGCTTCGTGATGCGAGTCAGCTTGCAACCAAACTTGCTGATGATTTCGCAGCTAACGAAAAAAAGCTCGATCCCAAAGCCTCAGGTGCTGCACTCGCTCCAGCAGTGATCTATTTCGTAAAAGCTGAATGCGCCCGCGCCTCGGGAGACTACGCCGACGCACTGGCTGACTATGAAACCGTACTCGCTGCTTATCCCTACAACGAATGGCCCGATGCGGCGGCGTGTGGTGCGGCTGAGTGTTACGCGACACTAGGTGACACCGCAACCGCGTTAGCCAAGTTCAAAGAGGTCGCTGGAGCACCGGCAACAAATCCGCCCTCACCGGCCAGTGAGAAGTGGCGAGCTATCGCTAAACGTCGCATTGAAGAAATCGAAAAGAAATAG
- a CDS encoding PilZ domain-containing protein, producing MAAAILKLVDTSAPPSKPRDTYRFEQRRAQRYSVTGRATAVSQADPADGTLQRIRSLQLVNMSDCGIGAVCQDALPLDSTIVVFVPPHGPERGMDYYGRVARCTKKDYGHEIGIHFEPKSAA from the coding sequence ATGGCCGCTGCAATTTTAAAACTCGTTGACACTTCCGCCCCGCCGTCAAAACCTCGCGATACCTATCGCTTCGAGCAGCGTCGTGCCCAGCGATATTCGGTAACAGGCCGAGCCACTGCGGTCAGCCAAGCGGACCCTGCGGACGGCACACTCCAGCGAATCCGCTCCCTGCAATTGGTCAACATGTCTGACTGCGGAATCGGTGCCGTATGTCAGGATGCGCTGCCACTGGACTCTACCATTGTCGTCTTTGTCCCGCCTCACGGCCCGGAACGCGGCATGGATTATTACGGTCGCGTTGCACGCTGCACGAAGAAAGACTACGGCCACGAGATCGGCATTCACTTTGAACCAAAGTCTGCTGCGTAA
- a CDS encoding biopolymer transporter ExbD — protein MRSLRHKRHELVDNRSIDMTPMIDVVFQLILFFMLTSALVKPNQIELNLPESTSGVKSQEQPQPLVVSYFMKDGKPELRLNENLVPSLDRLGASMLEIADPKNAPQVSLRIEKTLPVQDFAAVVDAVRDAGFVRFGWDVVAKNSAPLK, from the coding sequence ATGAGATCGCTCCGACATAAACGACATGAACTGGTGGATAATCGATCAATCGACATGACGCCGATGATCGATGTCGTATTCCAGCTCATTCTTTTTTTCATGCTCACGTCAGCTCTGGTGAAACCTAACCAGATTGAGCTGAACCTCCCGGAATCCACGAGCGGAGTGAAATCACAGGAACAGCCGCAGCCGCTGGTGGTGAGCTACTTCATGAAGGACGGCAAGCCCGAATTGCGCCTGAACGAGAACTTAGTACCGTCGCTCGATCGACTCGGTGCATCCATGCTTGAAATCGCCGACCCGAAGAACGCCCCACAGGTATCGCTGAGGATCGAAAAGACGCTGCCTGTCCAGGATTTCGCCGCCGTCGTGGATGCGGTACGGGATGCAGGGTTCGTGCGTTTCGGCTGGGATGTTGTCGCCAAAAACTCCGCGCCCTTGAAGTAG
- a CDS encoding MotA/TolQ/ExbB proton channel family protein, translating to MDHIKFLVDMFQKGGLFMWPLLVVAIVSVILIIERFIFLRENKVDWDRFQFELRSALKEDSLEKAVVLAAKTKGVIGRVMQECLLRVQAGQTDIEDATEKEILNEMTSMERSRGWIATMIQIAPLLGLIGTVQGMIVCFMTIEQTADTSPKLLANGIYTALITTFAGLFIAIPVSVAQEHIRKETNKVLHFLDLYLVEVREWIDKKKSSGQPVLPTMTHTPSRGAIPAVSNPVEPLVGAAR from the coding sequence GTGGATCACATCAAATTTCTCGTTGACATGTTTCAAAAAGGCGGTCTATTCATGTGGCCGCTTCTGGTGGTCGCCATCGTCTCTGTCATTCTGATTATTGAGCGATTCATCTTCCTGCGTGAAAACAAGGTTGATTGGGATCGATTCCAATTCGAGTTGCGATCCGCGCTCAAGGAAGACAGCCTGGAAAAAGCGGTAGTCCTCGCCGCGAAGACCAAGGGTGTCATTGGCCGGGTGATGCAGGAGTGTCTGCTCCGTGTGCAGGCGGGACAAACGGATATTGAAGATGCGACGGAGAAGGAAATCCTCAACGAAATGACCTCCATGGAGCGATCTCGCGGCTGGATCGCCACCATGATCCAGATTGCTCCGCTGCTGGGTCTCATCGGTACGGTGCAGGGCATGATCGTGTGCTTCATGACCATCGAGCAAACAGCCGATACCAGCCCGAAACTTCTGGCGAACGGCATCTACACTGCGCTAATTACGACATTCGCCGGCCTGTTTATCGCAATACCCGTCAGCGTCGCGCAGGAACACATCCGTAAGGAGACCAACAAGGTTCTGCATTTTCTCGACCTCTACCTTGTCGAGGTTCGGGAATGGATCGACAAGAAGAAGTCTTCCGGACAGCCTGTCCTGCCGACGATGACACACACGCCGTCGCGCGGTGCTATCCCCGCTGTGTCGAACCCCGTGGAACCTCTTGTCGGAGCTGCGCGATGA
- a CDS encoding terpene cyclase/mutase family protein, producing the protein MKHRPTLFVLAALAWASLAGLSVSGAEQVPLPTSQTQANVAITRGINYLLSIQLPNGAITDSPKNNSTAFTSLSIMAMLSVGHLPTDQTREGEALRKALALVLDPSRQDKSGYFGKADKSGMEGHGITTLMLTEVLGMGVNDDQDELIRTRCQKAIDLILRSQQHPKKDPSFRGGWRNTPTAKDADLSITIWQVMALRSAKNAGFDVPKEAIDDAVAYIKRSFVRRSRGNKEAACFTYQPKVERGAFAMTAAGIVALSLCGEQDSIEVRDATKWLTTAPVDPTAWYYHGTYYFAQAMTQRDGNMEAQGRQRVEDLLLTRQSPDGFWDHTSTDNEYATVGIGGRVHCTSLAVMSLGVRYHFLPVYQR; encoded by the coding sequence ATGAAGCATCGGCCCACTCTCTTTGTTTTGGCTGCTCTCGCATGGGCATCGCTCGCGGGATTGAGCGTTTCCGGCGCGGAGCAGGTTCCGTTACCGACCTCACAGACTCAAGCAAACGTCGCAATTACTCGCGGCATCAACTATCTCCTCTCCATTCAATTACCCAACGGTGCCATTACTGACTCGCCTAAAAATAATTCCACGGCTTTTACATCGCTTTCGATTATGGCCATGCTCTCGGTGGGCCACCTGCCGACGGACCAGACGCGCGAGGGTGAAGCTTTACGCAAGGCATTAGCGCTGGTTCTTGATCCTAGTCGTCAAGACAAGTCGGGTTACTTTGGCAAGGCTGACAAATCTGGAATGGAGGGCCACGGCATTACCACGCTCATGCTCACGGAAGTGCTGGGCATGGGTGTCAACGATGATCAAGACGAACTCATCCGTACCCGCTGTCAAAAGGCGATCGATCTGATCCTGCGGTCACAACAACATCCCAAGAAAGATCCGAGTTTTCGCGGAGGTTGGCGGAACACGCCGACTGCCAAGGATGCTGACCTTTCCATCACGATCTGGCAGGTCATGGCTCTGCGCTCGGCGAAAAATGCCGGTTTTGATGTTCCCAAAGAAGCGATTGACGATGCCGTAGCGTACATCAAGCGGTCGTTTGTACGCCGCAGCCGCGGTAATAAAGAGGCGGCATGTTTCACTTATCAACCAAAGGTGGAGCGAGGGGCTTTCGCAATGACCGCCGCGGGAATCGTCGCACTGTCGCTCTGCGGGGAGCAGGACAGTATCGAAGTCCGTGACGCGACGAAGTGGCTCACCACGGCCCCGGTTGACCCCACCGCGTGGTACTACCACGGCACGTACTACTTTGCCCAAGCGATGACTCAGCGCGATGGCAACATGGAGGCACAAGGTCGGCAGCGCGTCGAAGACTTACTGCTGACCAGGCAATCGCCTGATGGTTTCTGGGATCACACGTCCACGGATAATGAGTACGCCACCGTCGGCATCGGCGGCCGCGTCCATTGCACGTCACTGGCAGTCATGAGCTTGGGTGTGCGCTATCACTTTTTACCTGTCTATCAGCGATAA
- the cobA gene encoding uroporphyrinogen-III C-methyltransferase, producing MPELPTSNRSHSPLKPASGSSRGRVALVGAGPGDPGYITVRGMELLRLADVVVFDALANPVLLDEAPNHAELIDAGKRAGDCKLTQDQINELLVQKAKEGKLVIRLKGGDPYLFGRGAEEMMYLARHGIGAEVVPGVTSGIAAPMTAGIPVTYRGQASTVTLIAGHEDPAKGVSSIDYAAVVSLIRSGGTACFYMGIGRLADIVNELKSCGLAEETPVAVVQWGTTPQQRSLRTTLINAARLVEESGLGAPAIVVVGAVAGLEAPGLDSFIRRPLFGQRILITRTRQRASVLKKMLIEQGALVLEAPTIEIVEVSQKDSEIINEVIRGVRDYDWLILTSVNGVAALGDRLTELKLDARHLAGVKIAAIGSATADDLRTRLGIRADLTPARYVAESLVDEMLTRENVQGKKCLLLRADIARSELPRLLENKGAKVTDLAVYHTKCADGLPVKVLEALRRAEVNWITFTSSSSVRNLIEILGSERALLEKVRLVSIGPVTSETIRQSGLQVSLEAGQSDIEGLVKVLCEGARSK from the coding sequence TTGCCCGAATTACCTACATCCAACAGATCGCATTCGCCACTTAAACCGGCCTCCGGATCGTCACGCGGCCGCGTCGCTTTAGTGGGGGCGGGACCGGGGGATCCCGGCTACATCACCGTGCGCGGCATGGAATTGCTTCGCCTGGCCGATGTAGTCGTGTTTGATGCTCTGGCGAACCCGGTTTTATTGGACGAAGCACCAAATCACGCCGAATTGATCGATGCCGGTAAACGGGCAGGCGATTGCAAGCTCACCCAGGATCAGATCAACGAGTTGCTTGTTCAGAAGGCCAAAGAGGGGAAACTGGTCATCCGGTTGAAAGGGGGGGATCCCTACTTATTTGGACGTGGCGCGGAAGAAATGATGTACCTGGCGCGGCACGGGATCGGTGCTGAGGTTGTACCCGGTGTTACCTCTGGAATTGCTGCACCGATGACGGCTGGTATCCCTGTGACGTATCGCGGACAGGCAAGCACTGTGACATTGATTGCTGGTCATGAAGATCCTGCCAAGGGTGTTTCGTCGATTGATTACGCAGCAGTGGTCTCTCTGATCCGATCCGGAGGTACAGCATGTTTTTACATGGGGATCGGACGTTTGGCGGACATTGTGAATGAGTTGAAAAGTTGTGGGCTGGCCGAGGAAACGCCAGTTGCTGTAGTGCAATGGGGTACCACACCACAGCAGCGCAGTCTGCGCACGACACTTATCAATGCCGCTCGATTAGTCGAAGAGTCTGGACTTGGTGCTCCGGCGATTGTTGTTGTCGGGGCGGTCGCAGGACTTGAAGCTCCTGGTCTGGATTCCTTCATTCGTCGGCCGTTGTTTGGTCAGCGCATTTTGATAACTCGTACGCGGCAGCGTGCTTCCGTACTGAAGAAAATGTTAATCGAGCAGGGGGCGTTGGTGCTTGAAGCACCGACCATCGAAATCGTAGAGGTGAGCCAAAAAGATTCAGAAATCATCAATGAGGTTATTCGAGGTGTTCGTGATTATGACTGGTTGATCCTTACGAGTGTCAATGGCGTTGCTGCGCTGGGAGACCGGTTGACGGAATTGAAATTGGATGCACGTCACCTCGCTGGTGTGAAGATTGCGGCAATAGGCAGCGCAACGGCTGATGATCTGCGGACGAGGCTCGGCATCCGTGCCGATCTGACACCGGCACGCTATGTTGCCGAATCTCTCGTTGATGAGATGCTGACGAGAGAAAATGTGCAGGGGAAAAAATGTCTGCTCCTGCGGGCGGACATTGCGCGGTCGGAATTGCCAAGATTATTGGAAAACAAAGGTGCGAAGGTCACGGATCTGGCTGTCTATCACACGAAGTGTGCAGATGGTTTGCCGGTGAAAGTGCTGGAAGCACTGAGAAGAGCAGAAGTGAATTGGATTACGTTTACCAGTTCTTCTTCAGTCAGGAATTTGATTGAGATACTTGGCTCTGAGCGAGCACTACTCGAAAAAGTTCGCCTTGTGTCAATCGGACCTGTAACAAGCGAAACCATTCGTCAATCAGGACTGCAAGTTTCGCTGGAAGCCGGGCAGTCTGATATCGAAGGTTTGGTGAAAGTTCTCTGCGAGGGAGCGCGATCAAAGTGA